One Triticum dicoccoides isolate Atlit2015 ecotype Zavitan chromosome 5B, WEW_v2.0, whole genome shotgun sequence genomic window carries:
- the LOC119308598 gene encoding protein ETHYLENE-INSENSITIVE 2-like: MDGVRSLAQSLGAEDGGRSNLFRTLGPALFISIGYIDLGKWVTTVDAGSRFGYDLVLLVLLFNFSAVLCQYLSICIGMVTTKNLAQICVQEYSQPICVGLGVQALLSLLTAEITMISGIAMGFNLVFEYDDLVTGIWFASFAVNLLPYAISHLDKKMAGIFNACIAGLALVCFVLGLLVSQPRVPLDMDVMFPKLSGESAYSLMALLGGNVIAHNFYVHSSFVQAQRRSPVTLGALFHDHLVSILFIFSGVFLVNYVLISSAAVGSGDTLLLTFQDVVELMNQIFMNPAAPLVFLMVLLLSSHIVSLSSIIGSHAIVENFFGINLSLSAHHLLLKVFAMIPTIYYAKVAGSEAIYQLIIICPVIQAMLLPASVIPVFRVASSRSIMGNYRISSSVEILAFLAFLLMLFTNIIFKAEILFGDSTWTNSMKGNTGSPVVLPYTLIVLISCSCLLFTLFLAVTPLKSASNEAETVEFSMHSQRDPLGSTHHREDVFLEDVAHEEVQRSSTDAILRDPMESHQSHQKSALEHTESSDTTVESDPDSQQSTAYAVSTPKAQPSPPVYHEEPKPVCVADWTESVPKVSTASEVEHIHAENIKRKSTTEKDVEVVAEVCRDKDSVASDNLEHEKSAGSRAPSNPDGPPSLTFSRGKDSDAGSGSLSTQSGLGRAARKQLAAHLDEFWGHLFDYHGKLTQDANGKRYNFLLGLDLRAANSAARADNQTIEASKSPLMRDALRASATSLNSWDSMSRDKDIRSLDWSSGHQMGPMGSSNWSQSMNSPYTDISSSSSSLLEPNAKYYSNFNMPSYSDNQSYQPATIHGYQLAYLRGMNASRNQHSNIPLDPRRVPRSSEYSFLNYADPVMHAHNQNLRGSLGANSPQSPAMNRFNATVERPYYDSTSVDESEIVGSPGYSKKYHSSPDISAVIAATRKAALNEANLGGAGGNQSYLSKLASERLQYVESAARSKAQIAFNERSQHNLQRDVLSMQLRMNPNNTSLWAQQPFEQLFGMSSAELNKSEVNTGQRSSGMTKDDSSYTECEAELLQSLRLCIMNILKLEGSGGLFRQNGGCDENLIDQVAAAERLSQETTENLLSADLLRMRGCGETCVWQATLVVSFGVWCIRRVLDLSLVESRPELWGKYTYVLNRLQGIIEPAFSKPRKPLTGCACLQITGPGARPISGTFTTSAAILETIKDVEVAICGRKGRSGTAAGDVAFPKGKENLASVLKRYKRRLSSKPSAGQ; this comes from the exons ATGGACGGCGTCCGGAGCTTAGCACAGTCCCTGGGAGCCGAAGACGGCGGCCGGAGCAACCTTTTCCGCACCCTTGGCCCGGCGCTCTTCATCTCGATTGGGTACATCGACCTCGGCAAGTGGGTCACCACCGTGGACGCCGGCTCTCGCTTCGGCTATGATCTCGTGCTGCTCGTGCTGCTCTTCAACTTCTCCGCCGTCCTCTGCCAGTACCTCTCCATATGCATCGGCATGGTCACTACCAAGAATCTTGCCCAG ATATGCGTCCAGGAGTACAGTCAGCCAATATGTGTTGGCCTTGGTGTTCAGGCATTGCTGTCCTTGTTAACTGCAGAGATTACCATG ATATCAGGTATTGCAATGGGGTTTAACCTTGTATTCGAATACGATGACCTTGTCACAGGCATATGGTTCGCAAGCTTTGCAGTTAATCTACTACCATATGCGATCTCCCATCTG GACAAGAAGATGGCTGGAATATTCAATGCCTGCATAGCAGGTCTCGCACTTGTTTGTTTCGTGCTTGGTTTATTGGTCAGTCAACCAAGAGTTCCTCTCGATATGGATGTGATGTTCCCCAAGTTGAGTGGTGAAAGTGCCTACTCGCTCATGGCACTTCTGGGTGGAAATGTAATAGCGCACAACTTCTATGTTCATTCATCATTTGTACAA GCTCAAAGAAGATCCCCTGTTACACTTGGGGCCTTATTTCATGACCACCTTGTTTCGATCTTATTTATTTTTTCTGGGGTTTTTCTTGTGAACTATGTTCTGATAAGCTCAGCAGCAGTTGGATCCGGTGATACACTGCTCCTGACCTTCCAAGATGTTGTAGAGCTAATGAACCAG ATATTCATGAATCCTGCAGCGCCACTTGTGTTCTTAATGGTTCTTCTCCTTTCGAGCCACATCGTCTCACTGTCATCTATTATTGGTAGCCATGCAATTGTAGAGAATTTCTTTGGTATAAACCTTTCTCTTTCGGCACATCATCTGCTACTCAAGGTTTTTGCCATGATTCCTACAATCTACTATGCAAAGGTTGCGGGCTCAGAAGCGATATATCAGTTAATTATCATCTGTCCAGTTATCCAGGCTATGCTCCTTCCTGCGTCTGTTATACCTGTTTTCCGGGTTGCTTCGTCAAGATCAATAATGGGCAACTACAGAATATCTTCATCTGTTGAAATATTGGCCTTTCTCGCATTTCTTCTCATGCTATTTACGAATATCATTTTCAAGGCAGAAATCCTGTTTGGTGATAGCACCTGGACAAACAGCATGAAAGGGAACACCGGGAGCCCTGTTGTACTTCCATACACTCTTATCGTCCTAATTTCATGTTCATGTCTTCTGTTTACACTGTTCCTGGCTGTTACTCCACTGAAGTCTGCAAGTAATGAAGCTGAAACTGTGGAGTTCTCTATGCACTCTCAGAGAGATCCATTGGGCAGTACTCACCATAGAGAAGATGTTTTTCTGGAAGATGTTGCCCATGAAGAAGTTCAAAGGTCTTCTACTGATGCTATTCTCAGGGATCCAATGGAAAGTCATCAAAGTCATCAGAAATCAGCTTTGGAGCATACTGAAAGTTCTGACACCACTGTAGAGTCTGATCCTGACAGTCAACAATCAACTGCTTATGCAGTGAGTACTCCTAAAGCTCAACCCTCACCACCTGTCTACCATGAAGAGCCAAAACCAGTTTGTGTGGCTGACTGGACAGAGTCGGTACCAAAGGTTTCTACAGCCAGTGAAGTAGAACATATTCATGCAGAGAACATCAAAAGGAAGAGCACAACTGAAAAAGATGTTGAAGTAGTAGCAGAAGTTTGCAGGGACAAGGATAGTGTTGCCTCAGATAATTTGGAACATGAGAAGTCTGCTGGAAGCAGAGCACCTTCCAATCCTGATGGTCCACCATCTCTTACTTTCAGCAGGGGAAAAGACTCTGATGCTGGCAGTGGCAGCCTCTCGACACAGTCTGGTTTGGGCCGTGCTGCAAGGAAGCAGTTAGCAGCACATCTTGACGAGTTCTGGGGGCATCTTTTTGATTATCATGGTAAGCTTACACAAGATGCTAATGGAAAAAGGTATAACTTTTTGCTTGGACTGGACTTGAGAGCAGCtaattctgctgcgagggctgataACCAAACCATTGAAGCTTCAAAGAGCCCCTTGATGAGAGATGCGCTGCGAGCATCAGCTACCTCGCTGAACTCGTGGGACTCAATGTCCCGTGATAAGGATATCCGTAGTCTAGACTGGAGTTCTGGGCATCAGATGGGTCCAATGGGTTCATCCAACTGGTCTCAGAGCATGAATTCACCATATACAGACATTTCGAGTTCAAGCAGCAGCTTACTTGAGCCAAATGCAAAATACTATTCAAATTTCAATATGCCATCTTACTCTGATAATCAGTCCTATCAGCCTGCTACTATTCATGGATATCAGCTGGCATATTTGAGAGGGATGAATGCAAGTAGAAATCAGCACTCTAACATCCCCCTGGACCCAAGACGGGTTCCTAGGTCATCTGAATATTCTTTTCTTAACTATGCTGATCCTGTTATGCATGCCCACAACCAAAATTTACGGGGTTCACTGGGAGCTAACTCTCCACAAAGCCCAGCAATGAATCGCTTCAATGCAACGGTCGAGAGACCTTATTATGATTCTACCTCTGTTGATGAAAGTGAAATTGTTGGCTCACCTGGATACTCAAAGAAGTATCACAGTTCACCTGACATATCTGCAGTAATTGCTGCAACCAGAAAGGCTGCGTTGAACGAAGCAAATTTAGGTGGTGCTGGCGGAAATCAATCATACCTAAGTAAGCTGGCATCTGAGAGATTACAATATGTGGAGTCGGCAGCCAGGTCCAAAGCCCAAATTGCATTTAATGAGCGCTCACAACATAATCTCCAAAGAGATGTCCTTTCTATGCAGTTGCGTATGAACCCCAACAATACATCCCTTTGGGCCCAACAACCGTTTGAACAGCTGTTTGGTATGTCAAGTGCAGAATTGAATAAGAGCGAGGTGAACACTGGCCAGAGATCAAGTGGCATGACAAAGGATGATTCCTCATACACAGAGTGTGAGGCAGAGCTTCTTCAATCTCTTAGGCTCTGCATCATGAATATCTTGAAACTGGAAGGATCAGGAGGGCTCTTTAGGCAAAATGGTGGTTGTGATGAAAATTTAATTGATCAAGTTGCAGCAGCTGAGAGACTTTCACAAGAAACAACTGAGAATCTGTTGTCAGCTGATCTTCTGCGCATGCGCGGTTGTGGTGAAACCTGCGTTTGGCAGGCTACCCTGGTTGTTAGTTTTGGTGTCTGGTGTATCCGCCGGGTACTGGATCTTTCCCTTGTGGAAAGTAGACCAGAACTTTGGGGGAAGTACACATACGTTCTGAACCGTCTTCAG GGAATCATTGAACCCGCCTTTTCCAAGCCCCGGAAACCTCTCACCGGGTGCGCATGCCTTCAGATAACAGGCCCGGGTGCGAGGCCCATTTCTGGCACCTTCACCACTTCTGCTGCGATCTTGGAGACGATCAAGGACGTGGAAGTAGCTATCTGTGGACGCAAGGGTCGAAGCGGAACAGCAGCAGGAGACGTAGCTTTTCCTAAAGGGAAGGAGAACCTGGCTTCAGTTCTCAAGCGGTACAAGCGTAGGCTGTCGAGCAAGCCGTCTGCTGGGCAGTAG